A region from the Oceanidesulfovibrio marinus genome encodes:
- a CDS encoding GDSL-type esterase/lipase family protein: protein MPLGKILSTVVLLCAVVLFSATTSAAKNIPPFMPSHHYLVRVVLFAQDTRRGGTVFLGDSITEGWLVFPEFAKHGLRNRGIGGDTTFGVLMRLNELVLEKPDKIFILLGVNDIIRDQFHGLVQRYEYIVNTLELALPDTKIYMQSLLPVNWEDFPRITEYVNNDKIRDVNKRLKRLADQSGLEFIDLAPHFEDDNGNLKKALSLDGLHINQKGYAVWYDLIKDKL, encoded by the coding sequence ATGCCTCTTGGTAAGATCCTCTCGACAGTCGTCCTGCTGTGCGCCGTGGTGCTTTTTTCGGCAACGACTTCCGCGGCAAAAAACATTCCCCCCTTCATGCCCAGCCATCACTACCTGGTGCGTGTGGTGCTCTTTGCCCAGGATACACGGCGCGGCGGCACGGTCTTTCTCGGCGATTCCATAACCGAAGGCTGGCTGGTCTTCCCGGAGTTCGCCAAGCACGGCCTGCGCAACCGGGGCATTGGCGGCGATACCACCTTTGGCGTGCTCATGCGTCTGAACGAGCTGGTCCTGGAGAAGCCGGACAAGATCTTCATCCTGCTCGGCGTGAACGATATCATCCGCGACCAGTTCCACGGGCTGGTCCAGCGCTACGAGTACATTGTGAACACGCTGGAGCTGGCCCTGCCGGACACGAAGATCTACATGCAGTCCCTGCTGCCGGTGAACTGGGAGGATTTCCCGCGCATCACCGAATACGTGAACAACGACAAGATCCGCGATGTGAACAAACGGCTGAAGAGACTCGCCGACCAAAGCGGCTTGGAGTTCATAGACCTGGCGCCGCATTTTGAAGACGACAACGGCAATCTGAAGAAAGCATTGTCTCTCGACGGCCTGCACATCAATCAGAAGGGGTACGCAGTCTGGTACGACCTGATCAAGGACAAGCTCTGA
- a CDS encoding DUF523 domain-containing protein, whose translation MQPEALEARLFALPGPIAVSACLAGMPTRYDGTDRAHPLVARLIAAGKALPLCPEQIGGLPTPRKPYEIRNGVVIAQDGDDVTEAFQRGARSAVKLCLQAKVRAAVLQPRSPSCGCDMVYDGSFGGVLVPGHGVFAGMLLDAGIQVLNAAVFDTEASRG comes from the coding sequence ATGCAGCCGGAAGCCCTGGAAGCGCGGTTGTTTGCGCTCCCCGGACCCATTGCCGTGAGCGCCTGTCTGGCTGGCATGCCCACTCGGTACGACGGCACGGACAGGGCGCATCCTTTAGTGGCCAGACTCATTGCCGCGGGCAAGGCGCTGCCCCTGTGTCCGGAGCAGATAGGGGGCCTGCCCACGCCGCGCAAACCGTACGAAATCCGCAACGGCGTGGTGATAGCCCAGGACGGGGACGACGTGACCGAGGCGTTCCAGAGGGGCGCGCGTTCGGCCGTGAAGCTCTGCCTGCAGGCCAAGGTGCGCGCCGCCGTGCTCCAGCCGCGCTCGCCAAGCTGCGGATGCGACATGGTTTATGACGGCAGCTTCGGCGGCGTGCTCGTGCCCGGCCACGGCGTGTTCGCAGGCATGCTGCTGGACGCGGGAATACAGGTGCTCAACGCCGCCGTGTTCGATACGGAGGCGTCGCGCGGCTAG
- a CDS encoding serine/threonine protein kinase: MAEKSLFCKTTIWNLLKRNEPLFGGWTVVDFIGAGAFGCVYKLEREDLGQKFTSALKVISLTRRLSRHERSIKQLEDSISQDARELVHLYSLGGHQNIVGWHNHQVFHQKDEESVTALVAVMMDYLPNSLAEEMKKGPIPWRRTIEILSDCLRGLAHIHAKSVIHRDIKPENIFITAEGTAKIGDFGVARRVSETDHAETRVGTPLYIAPEVIKDPFGHGYDFQVDIYSMGMVAYEMLTGRLPFEVECEGNKNCMVKKRLSGGTVRFETDGVPEGVQQAILGALSYDPLTRYSTALEFLESLERAVATGGQESISPLEIVIPYPDDPEAIAGSESAPEAAAPKPQPAAAEKPAPSKPAETPQSKPAASPTGNGQSSFYSDDDEDDEFFKRSKKSRTSSSSTYPPPRQNGAPASIYGDVYGSSDKGRHKVHNIGVSLFIAAVGCALALWVRDNDVSSSAVFIGVYVLAAGYLITMSYRSRVATAAVFFLSLMVYNYVYVGYSFEGILGAVEVFLLFFYIGCIFLSQLIHSYFGR; this comes from the coding sequence ATGGCTGAGAAGTCACTCTTTTGCAAAACGACGATTTGGAATCTTCTCAAGAGGAACGAGCCCCTCTTCGGTGGATGGACCGTTGTCGACTTCATCGGAGCCGGCGCCTTTGGCTGCGTGTACAAGCTGGAGCGCGAGGACCTGGGACAGAAGTTCACCTCGGCGCTCAAGGTCATCTCGTTGACGCGGCGTCTTTCCCGCCACGAGCGTTCCATCAAGCAGTTGGAAGACTCCATCAGCCAGGATGCGCGCGAGCTCGTCCACCTCTACAGCCTGGGCGGCCACCAGAACATCGTGGGCTGGCACAACCACCAGGTTTTCCATCAGAAGGATGAGGAGTCCGTCACGGCGCTTGTGGCCGTGATGATGGACTATCTGCCCAACTCGCTGGCCGAGGAGATGAAGAAGGGGCCGATTCCCTGGCGCCGGACCATCGAGATTCTCTCCGACTGCCTGCGCGGCCTGGCCCACATCCACGCCAAGAGCGTGATCCATCGCGACATCAAGCCCGAAAACATCTTCATCACCGCGGAAGGCACGGCCAAGATCGGCGATTTCGGCGTTGCGCGCCGCGTTTCCGAGACCGACCACGCCGAGACCCGCGTGGGCACGCCGCTGTACATCGCCCCGGAGGTCATTAAGGACCCCTTCGGCCACGGTTACGACTTCCAGGTGGATATTTACTCCATGGGCATGGTCGCCTACGAGATGCTCACCGGCAGGCTGCCCTTCGAGGTGGAGTGCGAGGGCAACAAGAACTGCATGGTGAAGAAGCGCCTCTCCGGCGGCACGGTGCGATTCGAGACCGACGGCGTGCCTGAAGGCGTGCAGCAAGCCATCCTCGGCGCCCTCAGCTACGATCCGCTGACGCGCTACTCCACAGCGCTGGAGTTCCTGGAATCGCTGGAACGCGCCGTGGCGACCGGCGGGCAGGAGTCCATCAGCCCGTTGGAAATCGTCATCCCGTATCCGGACGACCCGGAGGCAATTGCCGGGTCGGAGTCCGCGCCCGAGGCTGCCGCTCCCAAGCCGCAACCCGCGGCCGCGGAGAAGCCGGCGCCGTCAAAGCCCGCTGAAACGCCACAGAGCAAGCCGGCTGCCAGCCCGACAGGAAACGGCCAGTCCAGCTTCTACAGCGATGACGACGAGGACGACGAGTTCTTCAAGCGTTCAAAGAAGTCGCGCACTTCCTCGTCCTCAACCTATCCGCCGCCGCGGCAGAACGGCGCTCCCGCGTCCATTTACGGCGATGTGTACGGCAGCTCGGACAAGGGAAGGCACAAGGTCCACAATATCGGCGTCTCCCTGTTCATCGCCGCGGTAGGATGTGCGCTGGCCCTGTGGGTGCGAGACAACGACGTCTCGTCATCCGCAGTGTTCATCGGCGTTTATGTGCTGGCGGCCGGCTACTTGATCACCATGAGCTATCGCTCCCGTGTGGCCACGGCCGCCGTCTTTTTTCTCTCGCTGATGGTCTACAACTACGTGTACGTGGGCTACTCCTTCGAGGGCATACTCGGCGCCGTGGAAGTGTTTCTGCTGTTCTTCTATATCGGCTGTATCTTCCTCTCCCAGCTCATCCACAGCTATTTCGGCAGGTGA
- a CDS encoding SLC13 family permease → MTAPPFTLDIALVFVVVGVTILLFLTEWLRVDVVAILVMISLPLLGLVQGKDTFVGFSSTAVISIIATIIMVRGLDHTGLVSRMVRPLTRLAGRSRRRTTLLLCVAVSISSSLMQNIGAAALFLPVVQRMSRLTGRPISQMLMPVGFSAILGGTITLVGSSPLLMLNDLMTPFGLKPFDLFDVTPVGLALAAAGIAYFVIFGKGMLPGGETRQTEEIDPDGDPSPFYPGIGNLYELKYPATAEDTLEVGTLCDQFHVHTVGLYRSKSEGKLLPPDRGTRIVPGTTIAVYATPEELRVLAEAHGFLVRPRLRLFAADLNDDLAGLVEAVVPPHSEFVGKSVQDGRFRHRYHMAVMAVSRGGHTHYGFLAKWIMEPGDVILMHGSWESFHRMRPLRQLLFAQSLDYEVLQPHKARIALGCFGLGTGLVAFTSLPISVCLMAGALGMILTGVLSIDDAYRGVDWRTVFLLAGLIPLGLAMQQTGAAQWLAFHMLDIVGSPSPLLFYLLVGIIATGLTLVVSNVGATVLLVPLVIGMAQKIGADPRVASLVVGMAVSNSFLLPTNQVNALYLGPGNYTSLNFVKAGTPLSILFLVVLTLTLHILY, encoded by the coding sequence ATGACCGCCCCCCCCTTCACACTCGATATCGCTCTTGTTTTCGTCGTTGTCGGAGTCACCATCCTCCTGTTCCTCACGGAATGGCTCCGTGTGGACGTGGTCGCCATCCTGGTCATGATCAGCCTGCCGCTGCTGGGTCTGGTGCAGGGCAAAGATACCTTTGTCGGGTTCTCCTCCACGGCCGTCATCTCCATTATCGCCACCATCATCATGGTGCGGGGGCTGGACCACACGGGCCTGGTCAGCCGCATGGTCCGACCGCTCACCCGTCTGGCCGGTCGCAGCAGACGACGCACCACCCTGCTTCTGTGCGTCGCCGTGTCTATCAGCTCCAGCTTAATGCAGAACATAGGCGCGGCCGCGCTTTTCCTGCCGGTGGTCCAGCGCATGAGCCGCCTCACCGGCCGGCCCATCTCGCAGATGCTCATGCCCGTGGGGTTTTCGGCCATTCTGGGCGGCACCATCACACTGGTGGGCTCCAGCCCGCTGCTCATGCTTAACGATCTGATGACGCCCTTTGGTCTGAAGCCGTTCGACCTCTTCGACGTGACGCCGGTGGGACTGGCCCTTGCGGCGGCCGGCATCGCCTATTTTGTGATCTTCGGCAAAGGCATGCTGCCCGGCGGCGAAACGCGCCAGACCGAGGAGATCGACCCGGACGGCGACCCCTCCCCGTTCTATCCGGGCATAGGCAACCTCTACGAGCTGAAGTATCCGGCCACGGCCGAGGATACTCTGGAGGTGGGCACCCTGTGCGACCAATTCCATGTGCATACGGTGGGGCTGTACCGCTCGAAGAGTGAAGGTAAGCTGCTGCCGCCGGACCGCGGCACGCGCATTGTCCCCGGCACCACCATCGCGGTCTACGCCACGCCCGAGGAGCTGCGGGTGCTGGCCGAGGCGCACGGTTTTCTGGTCCGGCCGCGTCTGAGGCTTTTCGCCGCCGACCTGAACGACGATCTGGCCGGGCTGGTGGAGGCCGTGGTGCCGCCCCACTCCGAGTTTGTGGGCAAGTCCGTCCAGGACGGCCGCTTCCGCCACCGGTACCACATGGCGGTCATGGCTGTTTCCCGCGGCGGCCACACGCACTACGGTTTTCTGGCGAAATGGATAATGGAGCCCGGCGACGTCATCCTGATGCACGGGAGCTGGGAAAGCTTCCACCGCATGCGTCCTTTGCGACAGCTTTTGTTCGCGCAGTCCCTGGACTACGAGGTCCTGCAGCCGCACAAGGCGCGGATCGCCCTGGGCTGCTTCGGCCTGGGCACCGGGCTCGTGGCGTTCACCAGCCTGCCCATCTCGGTCTGTCTCATGGCCGGGGCCCTGGGCATGATCCTGACCGGTGTGCTCTCCATAGACGATGCCTATCGCGGCGTGGACTGGCGCACGGTCTTCCTGCTGGCCGGCCTCATCCCTCTGGGCCTCGCCATGCAGCAGACAGGAGCCGCGCAATGGCTGGCCTTCCACATGCTGGACATTGTGGGCTCGCCGTCGCCCCTCCTGTTCTATCTGCTCGTGGGCATCATCGCCACAGGGTTGACCCTGGTCGTGTCCAACGTGGGAGCCACGGTGCTATTGGTGCCGCTGGTCATTGGCATGGCCCAGAAGATTGGCGCCGACCCCCGCGTGGCCTCGCTGGTTGTGGGCATGGCGGTCTCCAACTCGTTTCTCCTGCCCACCAACCAGGTGAACGCGCTCTACCTGGGACCGGGCAACTACACCAGCCTGAACTTCGTCAAGGCCGGAACCCCGCTGAGCATCCTGTTCCTGGTCGTACTCACGCTCACGCTGCACATCCTGTACTGA
- a CDS encoding nuclear transport factor 2 family protein, with the protein MTRHSHDTQHSSAAGEDTSTVQGPDEVHESGIDVVLARYIRLANRRDLDGLLDLYADSPVISLEGDPMEHDLQTNMRRAVRAWKDVNARFKSVEVESLDIDGDNATVDCVIPSRGRLFAFSKHFNFHKHLELTKNGQGWLIVKDDTRESGIVGRVLKMAGVI; encoded by the coding sequence ATGACCAGACATTCCCACGACACGCAACACAGTTCCGCCGCCGGCGAGGACACCTCCACCGTACAGGGTCCGGACGAGGTCCACGAGTCCGGTATCGACGTTGTCCTGGCCCGCTACATCCGCCTTGCCAACCGGCGCGACCTCGATGGCCTGCTCGATCTCTACGCCGATTCACCGGTCATCTCCCTGGAGGGCGACCCCATGGAGCATGACCTGCAAACAAACATGCGCCGTGCCGTCCGCGCCTGGAAGGACGTGAACGCGAGGTTCAAGAGCGTGGAGGTGGAATCGTTAGACATCGATGGCGACAACGCCACTGTGGATTGCGTGATCCCCTCGCGCGGCAGGTTGTTCGCCTTCTCCAAGCATTTCAACTTCCACAAGCATCTGGAACTGACTAAAAACGGCCAGGGCTGGCTCATCGTCAAGGACGACACCAGAGAGTCCGGGATCGTGGGACGCGTCCTCAAGATGGCGGGAGTCATCTGA
- a CDS encoding SIR2 family NAD-dependent protein deacylase, with translation MDRDLRDAAAAISSAQRIGVLAGAGISAESGIPTFRGASGLWKGMDPVKLATPRAFENDPASVWEFYAWRRQLIAKARPNPAHHALALLEKVRPGTTVMTQNVDGLHALAGSRNVVEIHGSIWQVRCESCGTTFENRDPELGADPNIAPPQCACGGPLRPGVVWFGEHLDPDAWSKAFEAAVSAEVFIIVGTSGLVQPAASLADAAAASGATLIEVNLEPTPLSPHVDIMLLGASGDILPRLVPAM, from the coding sequence ATGGATCGTGACTTACGTGATGCCGCCGCAGCCATCAGCTCCGCACAGCGAATCGGAGTTCTTGCCGGTGCAGGAATCTCCGCCGAAAGCGGCATTCCCACATTTCGCGGGGCGAGCGGTTTATGGAAGGGCATGGACCCCGTAAAGCTCGCCACGCCCCGAGCCTTTGAAAACGATCCCGCGAGCGTCTGGGAGTTCTACGCCTGGCGCAGGCAGCTCATCGCCAAGGCGCGGCCCAACCCGGCGCACCACGCCCTCGCCCTTCTCGAAAAGGTCCGCCCCGGAACCACCGTCATGACGCAGAACGTGGACGGTCTGCACGCCCTGGCCGGCAGCAGGAACGTGGTCGAGATCCACGGTTCCATCTGGCAGGTGCGATGCGAGTCGTGCGGCACGACCTTCGAGAACCGCGACCCGGAGCTCGGCGCCGATCCGAACATCGCGCCGCCACAGTGCGCATGTGGCGGTCCGCTCCGTCCCGGTGTGGTCTGGTTCGGCGAACATCTGGACCCGGACGCCTGGAGCAAGGCCTTCGAGGCAGCTGTCAGCGCCGAAGTTTTCATCATCGTGGGCACCTCGGGCCTGGTTCAGCCGGCGGCTTCCCTGGCCGACGCCGCTGCAGCCAGCGGCGCAACGCTCATCGAGGTCAACCTGGAGCCCACGCCGCTCTCTCCGCACGTGGATATCATGCTCCTTGGCGCCTCCGGCGACATCCTGCCGCGGCTCGTTCCCGCCATGTAG
- a CDS encoding HDOD domain-containing protein yields MSLGGILTGIGLIVVFFIVLFFVRKQRGRAQAKSAGKLSASSAISKPARRASGSAPKEEPDLEYEQEHEQDSAFLAKALDVLTDSPPVEGSRPMEGMEANQRMLHRALLTLKGMDRVGETFSKFQEFNDPFASLEQVANAVSKDVVLSSKVLRAANSAYFGYTEEVTSVQHAARILGFNNLRSLYFREHFRMLEPSEGNAASRRGLWKHAMLTAVAANHVSTAFSKAVPETAFTLGLLHDIGKFIICQMPMLEEGHKKIHQVMEWEKVVKASDDYQTSVDVERGELGIDHCLLGKMAMEDWQLPDLMADVVYNHHAGSYAASELDEEPLTYVAILQTADFIARAFAHRHVFGMPPGGGLEPGFLALTGKNRLAKAALDGSLLQDLLNTEAVANMNG; encoded by the coding sequence ATGTCACTGGGGGGCATCCTGACTGGCATCGGGCTCATTGTCGTATTTTTCATTGTCCTGTTCTTCGTGCGAAAGCAACGAGGCCGGGCGCAGGCGAAGTCCGCCGGTAAGTTGTCAGCGTCTTCGGCCATTTCGAAGCCCGCACGCCGAGCTTCTGGTTCTGCTCCAAAAGAGGAGCCGGATCTGGAGTATGAACAGGAGCACGAGCAGGACTCGGCATTTCTCGCCAAGGCGCTGGACGTGCTGACCGACTCGCCGCCCGTGGAGGGCAGTCGGCCCATGGAAGGCATGGAGGCGAACCAGCGCATGCTGCATCGCGCCTTGCTCACGCTCAAGGGCATGGACCGCGTGGGCGAGACTTTCTCCAAGTTCCAGGAGTTCAACGACCCGTTCGCCAGCCTTGAGCAGGTGGCCAACGCCGTGTCCAAGGACGTGGTCCTTTCGTCCAAAGTGCTGCGCGCCGCCAACTCCGCCTACTTCGGCTACACGGAAGAGGTTACCTCCGTGCAGCACGCTGCGCGCATCCTGGGCTTCAACAACCTGAGATCACTCTACTTCCGCGAGCATTTCCGCATGCTCGAACCCTCCGAAGGCAATGCGGCATCGCGCCGCGGCCTGTGGAAGCACGCCATGCTCACGGCCGTGGCCGCCAACCATGTGTCCACCGCGTTCAGCAAGGCCGTTCCGGAAACCGCCTTCACCCTCGGCTTGCTGCACGACATCGGCAAGTTCATCATCTGCCAGATGCCCATGCTTGAGGAAGGGCACAAGAAGATCCACCAGGTCATGGAGTGGGAAAAGGTGGTGAAGGCCAGCGACGATTACCAGACCTCCGTGGATGTGGAGCGGGGCGAGCTGGGCATCGACCATTGCCTGCTGGGCAAGATGGCCATGGAGGACTGGCAGCTTCCGGACCTGATGGCCGATGTGGTGTACAACCACCATGCAGGCAGCTACGCGGCCAGCGAGCTCGATGAAGAACCCCTGACCTACGTGGCCATACTCCAGACGGCGGATTTCATTGCCCGCGCCTTTGCGCACCGCCACGTGTTCGGCATGCCTCCGGGCGGCGGCCTGGAGCCCGGGTTCCTTGCGCTCACCGGCAAGAACCGGCTAGCGAAAGCGGCCCTCGACGGCAGCCTGCTACAGGATCTCCTCAACACCGAGGCCGTGGCCAACATGAACGGGTGA
- a CDS encoding queuosine precursor transporter → MNETLWLGFALLDLTLVVFIYRFFGKAGMFALVVFNLVLCNIQVLKVIDIFGMTTTLGNVLYASVFLATDILSEHHGKEEARRAVLLGFLALLMATVYMQIALLFTPNADDFVQPHLQAIFSFMPRVAAASMVAYLVSQLHDVWAFHKIRARTGVKHLWLRNNLSTLASQFLDSAIFTLAAFWGVFPANVVWEIFFTTFLMKAFVACLDTPFIYVAGWVRPTAAAQS, encoded by the coding sequence ATGAACGAGACATTGTGGCTGGGCTTCGCCCTTCTCGATCTGACCCTTGTAGTCTTCATATACCGCTTCTTCGGCAAGGCCGGCATGTTCGCCCTGGTGGTCTTCAACCTCGTGCTCTGCAATATCCAGGTGCTCAAGGTCATCGATATCTTCGGCATGACCACCACCCTGGGTAACGTACTCTACGCCAGCGTGTTCCTGGCCACGGACATCCTTTCCGAGCACCACGGCAAGGAAGAGGCCCGCCGCGCCGTGCTCCTGGGCTTCCTCGCGCTGCTCATGGCCACGGTCTACATGCAGATCGCTCTGCTCTTCACGCCCAATGCGGACGACTTCGTGCAGCCGCACCTGCAGGCCATCTTCAGCTTCATGCCGCGCGTGGCCGCCGCCTCCATGGTGGCGTACCTCGTGTCCCAGCTGCACGACGTCTGGGCGTTCCACAAAATCCGCGCGCGCACCGGCGTCAAACATCTGTGGCTGCGCAACAACCTTTCCACCCTGGCCTCGCAGTTCCTGGACTCGGCCATCTTCACCCTGGCCGCATTCTGGGGCGTGTTCCCGGCCAACGTGGTCTGGGAGATCTTCTTCACCACGTTCCTGATGAAGGCGTTTGTGGCTTGCCTGGACACACCGTTCATCTACGTGGCAGGCTGGGTGCGGCCCACGGCCGCGGCGCAATCATAG
- a CDS encoding aldo/keto reductase: MPAKMSFGTDGPEVTRVGLGGEGVLRTFGREEEARSVIQAAIDNGIGYFDTAPAYSGSEGYLGEAWRANPGVRETVFHTSKSAQRTASGALADLDRTLETLGTDYLDLWQIHDVRTMDDVQAIEGQGGALEAFVTARERGTVRHIGVTGHHDPRILTHCITHWPLDSVLLPVNPLEGALGGFLTETMPAALERGMAVIAMKILGGGHYVAPESGLTARSLLAYALSHPVTVAIAGCSTPEEVKTLVTAGAEDAPPMGADERRALEDAFRPHARRLAFYRGVL, encoded by the coding sequence ATGCCGGCGAAGATGAGCTTTGGAACGGATGGCCCCGAGGTCACACGCGTGGGCCTGGGCGGAGAGGGCGTGTTGCGAACCTTCGGCCGCGAGGAGGAGGCGCGGTCCGTCATCCAGGCGGCCATTGACAACGGTATCGGCTACTTCGACACCGCGCCCGCATACTCCGGCAGTGAAGGCTATCTGGGAGAGGCGTGGCGCGCCAATCCCGGCGTGCGGGAGACGGTGTTCCATACGAGCAAATCGGCCCAGCGCACGGCCAGCGGTGCTTTGGCTGATCTGGATCGCACCCTCGAAACCCTTGGCACGGACTATCTCGACCTCTGGCAGATCCACGACGTGCGCACCATGGACGACGTGCAGGCCATCGAAGGGCAGGGCGGCGCCCTCGAAGCCTTCGTCACTGCGCGGGAAAGGGGGACAGTGCGGCACATCGGCGTCACCGGCCACCACGACCCGCGTATCCTCACCCATTGCATCACGCACTGGCCGCTGGATAGCGTGCTGCTGCCGGTGAACCCACTGGAAGGGGCCCTAGGCGGGTTTTTGACCGAGACGATGCCGGCGGCGCTGGAGCGCGGCATGGCCGTCATCGCCATGAAGATTCTGGGCGGCGGGCATTATGTCGCACCGGAAAGCGGCCTCACGGCGCGCAGCCTTCTGGCCTACGCGCTGTCGCACCCAGTCACCGTGGCCATCGCAGGGTGCTCCACGCCCGAGGAGGTCAAAACGTTGGTTACGGCCGGAGCCGAAGACGCGCCGCCGATGGGCGCCGATGAGCGCCGGGCCCTGGAAGATGCCTTCCGGCCACATGCCAGGCGGCTGGCTTTCTACCGCGGCGTGCTGTGA